One Planctomycetota bacterium genomic region harbors:
- a CDS encoding acylphosphatase, which produces MIRRTVRYSGHVQGVGFRYTAARAAGNFSVTGYVKNLVDGRVELVAEGEPREVEAFVAEVARLMGDKIRKAASDDTAASGEFGDFCIQH; this is translated from the coding sequence ATGATTCGCCGGACGGTGCGATACAGCGGGCATGTGCAGGGCGTGGGGTTTCGATACACGGCCGCCCGCGCCGCCGGGAACTTTTCGGTGACGGGTTACGTCAAAAATCTCGTCGACGGCCGCGTCGAACTCGTCGCCGAAGGCGAGCCGCGCGAGGTCGAGGCGTTTGTCGCCGAGGTGGCCCGGCTGATGGGCGATAAGATTCGCAAAGCCGCCAGTGACGACACGGCGGCGAGCGGCGAGTTCGGCGACTTTTGCATTCAACATTGA